Within Elusimicrobiota bacterium, the genomic segment AATCAGGTGAAATTTACAATATAGGCGGCGGAAAAGAAATGCAGAATATTGAGATCACCAAAATGGTGCTCAATTTGATGAACAAACCCGAATCTCTTATTAAACCCGTAGCTGACAGGGCCGGGCACGACCGAAGGTATTCAATTGATTGTTCAAAAATAAAATCAGAACTCGGATGGAAGCCAAAATACAATTTTGAAACTGCCCTGGAAGAAACCGTGAATTGGTATGTAAAAAACCGCAAATGGTGGGAACAAATAAAAAAGAAGCAAAAAGATTTTAAGGAATTCTATAAAAAGAACTACAAATTATGAAGATTTTATTAATAGGCGCAAGCGGAATGCTCAGCAGGGACGTGTGGGATGCTTTCAATGAAAAACATGAGCTTTACGGCTGCGATATAAGCGCAAGGCCCGAATTTATTCCTGAAAAGCAGTGGTTAGTTTTTGATATAACCGACCAGAAAGACACCTATGAAAAAATATCCAGGCTCAACCCGGAACTGGTAATCAATACCGCCGCTTATTCGGACGTAGACGGATGCGAAAAAAACCCGGACCTGGCATTCAGGATAAACGCGCTCGGTACCAGGAATATCTGCACGGCCTGCCAGAGATTCGACGCTGTCTTGTGCCATATTTCCACTGATTATGTATTTGACGGCGTTAACCCGCCGGAAGAAGGCTATTGCGAGCAGGACAAAACAAATCCTATAAATGTTTACGGAAAATCAAAATACTGGGCTGAATTTTACGTAAAACACATGCTTAATAAGTTTTATATATTAAGGGTGGCGTGGCTTTTCGGAAAGGGCAGAAATAATTTTGTTTCATTCGTGATTAATTCCGCAATTGAAAACAAGGAAATAAAAATTGTAAAAAACCAGTGGGGGTCGCCTACTTATACCAAAGATGTAGCCCAGGCAGTTTCACTACTCGTTGAAAAACCCTCCTATGGAATTTACCATATAACAAATTCAGGAAAAACCAGCAGGGAAGAGCAGGTTAAGGAAATATTCAAGTTAACAGGAAAATCCGCCAAGGTGAATTTAATTGAACCTGAAGATGTGTATATAGCCAAGAGGCCCCAAAAATCATATTTAAAAAACTATTTCTGGCAGCTTGAAGGTTTTAAACCGATAAGGACCTGGCAGGAAGCCACAAAAGATTTTATTTCATCGTATAAAAGGACCGCATA encodes:
- the rfbD gene encoding dTDP-4-dehydrorhamnose reductase — translated: MKILLIGASGMLSRDVWDAFNEKHELYGCDISARPEFIPEKQWLVFDITDQKDTYEKISRLNPELVINTAAYSDVDGCEKNPDLAFRINALGTRNICTACQRFDAVLCHISTDYVFDGVNPPEEGYCEQDKTNPINVYGKSKYWAEFYVKHMLNKFYILRVAWLFGKGRNNFVSFVINSAIENKEIKIVKNQWGSPTYTKDVAQAVSLLVEKPSYGIYHITNSGKTSREEQVKEIFKLTGKSAKVNLIEPEDVYIAKRPQKSYLKNYFWQLEGFKPIRTWQEATKDFISSYKRTA